One region of Micromonospora ureilytica genomic DNA includes:
- a CDS encoding family 43 glycosylhydrolase, which produces MEQRMRRATRGRVAALATVGLMLATGFVAPAAPVQAADTNLVVNGGFEDGLANWFVNNGNATDGAQLSATSDAYAGANAALVTSRTTTGSGPMQDLSGKVQAGQAYTLTARIKYENESGPATKQFFATMHYGGGTYTNLVSVTATKGQWAQFNGTFTIPTTQSVSTARLFFETPWTSTPSTDPALHLMDFKLDDVSVIGAAPPAPASKTIEVVGKLPGEHNPLIGHKFGADGFGLVHDGRVYMYMTNDTQGYAPNPTTGVSPGINYGDINQITVISSEDLVNWTDHGEIQVAGPNGVAPFTANSWAPGITKKVVNGVEKFFLYYANGGGSSNVITGASPLGPWTSERTSTLIDGRTPGAEAVAWKFDPAPFVDDDGQPYLYFGGGPASTSMPPAERFNNPKNIRSIELGDDMVSTEGTAAVVDAPVAFEAGHVFKRQGKYYLSYSSHFGGNDFGGNQQPLPGYPGGGQIGYMISDGPMSWPKETYAGVLFPNQSQFFGSGTGGNNHQSVFEFGGKYYFTYHAPTLNKRINGNTTQGYRSPHIQELTFNPDGTIQQVVGTYAGVDQVRDFDPYRVFEAETFGWSKGVATATVDGSSAQFGGAAPNLVVRDIDNGDWTALSSVNFGDNGAQSLTARVRALAAGGQIQVRLDDVNGPVVGTVAVDTPVGQWAEVTAELEGVSGVHDVYFTYTGPAGVDLVEIDNWAFQAAALEVPVTVTASTRCVGGKVYVAVQARNDHDAPVGITLETPYGERSFAAVAPGGNAYQSFNTRAVSVAAGSATVRVTGAIGGQDVTTVRTVQHPAGTCGG; this is translated from the coding sequence GTGGAACAACGAATGCGACGGGCGACCCGAGGACGGGTCGCAGCGCTCGCGACAGTCGGCCTGATGCTGGCCACGGGGTTCGTCGCCCCGGCGGCGCCGGTCCAGGCCGCCGACACGAACCTCGTCGTCAACGGCGGATTCGAGGACGGCCTGGCCAACTGGTTCGTCAACAACGGAAACGCCACCGACGGCGCCCAGTTGTCGGCCACGTCGGACGCCTACGCCGGCGCGAACGCCGCGCTGGTCACCAGCCGGACGACCACCGGATCCGGCCCGATGCAGGACCTCAGCGGCAAGGTGCAGGCCGGCCAGGCATACACCCTCACGGCCCGCATCAAGTACGAGAACGAGAGCGGACCGGCCACGAAGCAGTTCTTCGCCACCATGCACTACGGCGGTGGCACCTACACCAACCTGGTCAGCGTGACGGCGACGAAGGGCCAGTGGGCGCAGTTCAACGGGACGTTCACGATTCCGACGACGCAGAGCGTGTCGACGGCGCGTCTGTTCTTCGAGACCCCCTGGACGAGCACCCCGTCCACGGACCCGGCTCTGCACCTGATGGACTTCAAGCTCGACGACGTGTCGGTGATCGGCGCCGCGCCGCCCGCGCCAGCCTCGAAGACCATCGAGGTCGTCGGCAAGCTGCCGGGGGAGCACAACCCGTTGATCGGGCACAAGTTCGGGGCCGACGGCTTCGGCCTCGTGCACGACGGCCGGGTGTACATGTACATGACCAACGACACCCAGGGCTACGCCCCGAACCCGACCACCGGCGTCTCGCCGGGGATCAACTACGGCGACATCAACCAGATCACGGTGATCTCCTCGGAGGACCTCGTGAACTGGACGGACCACGGTGAGATCCAGGTCGCCGGCCCGAACGGGGTGGCCCCGTTCACCGCCAACTCGTGGGCTCCGGGCATCACCAAGAAGGTGGTGAACGGGGTGGAGAAGTTCTTTCTCTACTACGCCAACGGCGGTGGCTCCAGCAACGTGATCACGGGTGCGTCGCCGCTCGGCCCGTGGACCAGCGAGCGCACGAGCACGCTGATCGACGGTCGTACCCCCGGTGCCGAGGCCGTCGCGTGGAAGTTCGATCCGGCCCCGTTCGTCGACGACGACGGCCAGCCGTACCTCTACTTCGGTGGTGGCCCCGCGTCGACGAGCATGCCGCCGGCCGAGCGCTTCAACAACCCGAAGAACATCCGCTCGATCGAACTCGGCGACGACATGGTCTCGACCGAGGGAACCGCGGCTGTGGTCGACGCCCCGGTCGCCTTCGAGGCCGGTCACGTCTTCAAGCGCCAGGGCAAGTACTACCTCTCGTACTCCTCGCACTTCGGTGGGAACGACTTCGGTGGCAACCAGCAGCCGCTCCCGGGTTACCCCGGGGGTGGCCAGATCGGCTACATGATCTCCGATGGCCCGATGTCGTGGCCGAAGGAGACCTACGCCGGTGTGCTCTTCCCGAACCAGTCGCAGTTCTTCGGGTCCGGCACCGGTGGTAACAACCACCAGTCGGTGTTCGAGTTCGGGGGCAAGTACTACTTCACCTACCACGCCCCGACGCTCAACAAGCGCATCAACGGCAACACCACCCAGGGGTACCGCAGCCCGCACATCCAGGAACTGACCTTCAACCCGGACGGCACGATCCAGCAGGTCGTCGGCACCTACGCCGGCGTGGACCAGGTCCGCGACTTCGACCCGTACCGGGTCTTCGAGGCCGAGACCTTCGGCTGGAGCAAGGGCGTCGCGACCGCGACTGTCGACGGCAGCTCCGCACAGTTCGGTGGCGCGGCGCCGAACCTGGTGGTCCGTGACATCGACAACGGCGACTGGACGGCGCTGTCCTCGGTGAACTTCGGGGACAACGGCGCACAGAGCCTGACGGCGCGGGTGCGCGCGCTCGCCGCCGGCGGGCAGATCCAGGTCCGGCTGGACGACGTCAACGGTCCCGTCGTCGGCACGGTCGCGGTGGACACGCCTGTCGGACAGTGGGCCGAGGTGACCGCCGAGCTCGAGGGCGTCAGCGGCGTGCACGACGTCTACTTCACCTACACCGGCCCGGCCGGCGTCGACCTCGTCGAGATCGACAACTGGGCCTTCCAGGCGGCCGCCCTCGAGGTGCCCGTCACGGTCACGGCGTCGACGCGGTGCGTGGGCGGCAAGGTGTACGTGGCGGTGCAGGCGCGCAACGACCATGACGCGCCGGTGGGCATCACGCTGGAGACGCCGTACGGCGAGCGGTCGTTCGCGGCCGTCGCGCCGGGCGGGAACGCCTACCAGTCGTTCAACACCCGTGCCGTGTCGGTGGCGGCGGGTTCGGCGACGGTCCGGGTGACCGGGGCGATCGGCGGACAGGACGTGACGACCGTCCGCACCGTGCAACACCCCGCCGGCACCTGCGGCGGCTAA
- a CDS encoding glycoside hydrolase family 43 protein yields the protein MASTMFPRRLRPLCAFASAAVLVGASLVATPAAAHGDDGWSPRSSYTSTDTGAGTYSVPLLNADVPDISVERVPAAENDEGRDIYYMISTTMHLSPGAPIMKSYDLVNWEIVNYVFDRASIGDSFSLRNGQNSYGQGQWASSLRYHDGTFYAVFNTNNLSGAYLYRTDDIENGPWQRTALGRGLHDPSLFFDVDGTPYIFYGSGGTSAVRLNADLTAIAQDYPNIFTANNYAGQPFIGGLFEGAQVYHIDGWYYAVIITWPSGQGRQVVMFRSKDLLGRYTSAGGVNTYEARGVLNSNGFAQGSLVPISRAGGGTDWHGMFFRDTFPIGRIPALIPATWQDGWPTFGTNGVVPVNGLFDKPIRLSPAEEAFERQKSIVASDDFANDAPHRAYQDEQWTVPAPLDPAEIAPNGSRLDLAWEWNHAPDNRYWSLTDRDGWLRLTAGTVVTGQYVYTKLSNRAELAWFEEARNTLSQRTFGPRQSVQTRMDISGMKNGDVAGLAAYNRGFSYVAVKRVGGVNTLGVVNRSQPFAVDLDQSTLENFVSGTTVSLDAATEVHVKADLDFSSPVGQLWTTFYYSLDGVQWTRLGNRVGPQALDGSLAHFMGHRVGLFNYATQETGGHVDFDDYLLSDVLTAQARPLDTTALDAAIAHAQSLDARHYPADAWAATQAALAAATSARAGQFGTQNQIDAPERALSYQLARLGVLAALPVTATAQVRCLSGKAYVAVQARNDSAEPVEITVQTPYGNRSFAAVAPGANVYQSFNTRAASVAAGSATVRVSGTVAARDVTTVHSAPHPANACGG from the coding sequence TTGGCGTCCACAATGTTTCCGCGTCGCCTCCGTCCACTGTGTGCGTTCGCATCGGCCGCCGTTCTCGTCGGTGCGAGCCTGGTTGCCACACCCGCCGCCGCGCACGGCGACGACGGATGGTCGCCCCGGTCGTCGTACACCTCGACCGACACCGGCGCCGGCACCTACTCGGTGCCGCTGCTCAACGCCGACGTGCCGGACATCAGCGTCGAGCGGGTGCCGGCCGCCGAGAACGACGAGGGCCGCGACATCTACTACATGATCAGCACGACGATGCACCTGAGCCCGGGCGCGCCGATCATGAAGTCGTACGACCTCGTCAACTGGGAGATCGTCAACTACGTCTTCGACCGGGCGAGCATCGGCGACTCGTTCTCCCTGCGCAACGGCCAGAACTCGTACGGCCAGGGCCAGTGGGCGTCGTCGCTGCGCTACCACGACGGCACGTTCTACGCCGTCTTCAACACCAACAACCTCAGTGGGGCGTACCTCTACCGCACCGACGACATCGAGAACGGTCCGTGGCAGCGCACCGCCCTCGGCCGTGGCCTGCACGACCCGTCGCTCTTCTTCGACGTCGACGGCACGCCGTACATCTTCTACGGCTCCGGCGGCACCAGCGCCGTCCGCCTCAACGCCGACCTGACGGCCATCGCGCAGGACTACCCGAACATCTTCACGGCGAACAACTACGCCGGGCAGCCGTTCATCGGCGGGCTCTTCGAGGGCGCGCAGGTCTACCACATCGACGGCTGGTACTACGCCGTCATCATCACCTGGCCGTCCGGGCAGGGCCGCCAGGTCGTGATGTTCCGGTCGAAGGACCTGCTCGGGCGCTACACCTCGGCCGGTGGGGTCAACACCTACGAGGCGCGCGGAGTGCTCAACTCCAACGGCTTCGCGCAGGGCAGCCTGGTGCCGATCAGCCGCGCGGGCGGCGGGACCGACTGGCACGGCATGTTCTTCCGGGACACGTTCCCGATCGGTCGGATCCCGGCGCTCATCCCCGCCACCTGGCAGGACGGGTGGCCGACCTTCGGCACCAACGGGGTCGTGCCGGTCAACGGCCTGTTCGACAAGCCGATCCGGCTCAGCCCGGCCGAGGAGGCGTTCGAGCGGCAAAAGAGCATCGTCGCCTCGGACGACTTCGCCAACGACGCGCCGCACAGGGCGTACCAGGACGAGCAGTGGACGGTTCCCGCGCCGCTCGACCCGGCGGAGATCGCTCCGAACGGATCGCGGCTGGACCTGGCGTGGGAGTGGAACCACGCCCCGGACAACAGGTACTGGTCACTCACCGACCGCGACGGCTGGTTGCGGTTGACGGCCGGCACTGTGGTCACCGGCCAGTACGTCTACACGAAGCTGTCCAACCGGGCCGAGTTGGCGTGGTTCGAGGAGGCACGCAACACGCTCTCGCAGCGGACGTTCGGGCCACGGCAGTCGGTGCAGACCCGGATGGACATCTCCGGGATGAAGAACGGCGACGTGGCGGGCCTGGCGGCCTACAACCGCGGATTCTCGTACGTGGCGGTGAAGCGCGTCGGCGGCGTGAACACCCTCGGCGTCGTGAACCGGTCGCAGCCGTTCGCTGTCGACCTCGACCAGTCGACGCTGGAGAACTTCGTGTCGGGCACCACTGTGTCGCTGGACGCCGCGACCGAGGTGCACGTGAAGGCGGACCTCGACTTCTCGTCGCCGGTGGGTCAACTGTGGACGACGTTCTACTACAGCCTGGACGGGGTCCAGTGGACCCGGCTCGGCAACCGCGTCGGCCCGCAGGCGCTCGACGGCAGCCTCGCGCACTTCATGGGTCACCGGGTGGGCCTGTTCAACTACGCGACCCAGGAGACCGGCGGCCACGTCGACTTCGACGACTACCTGCTCAGCGACGTGCTGACGGCGCAGGCCCGGCCGCTGGACACCACAGCCCTCGACGCGGCCATCGCCCACGCGCAGTCTCTCGACGCGCGCCACTACCCGGCCGACGCCTGGGCCGCGACGCAGGCGGCGCTGGCGGCGGCGACGTCGGCACGGGCCGGCCAGTTCGGCACCCAGAACCAGATCGACGCGCCGGAGCGGGCGCTCAGCTACCAACTGGCCCGACTCGGAGTGCTGGCGGCGCTGCCCGTGACGGCCACCGCCCAGGTGCGCTGTCTGAGCGGCAAGGCGTACGTGGCGGTGCAGGCACGCAACGACTCGGCCGAGCCGGTCGAGATCACCGTGCAGACCCCGTACGGAAACCGGTCGTTCGCGGCCGTCGCGCCGGGAGCGAATGTCTACCAGTCGTTCAACACGCGTGCGGCGTCGGTGGCGGCCGGCTCGGCGACGGTCCGGGTCAGCGGCACTGTCGCCGCCCGGGACGTGACCACCGTCCACTCCGCGCCGCACCCCGCCAACGCCTGCGGCGGATAA
- a CDS encoding serine hydrolase domain-containing protein yields MVTQPQIHGDVDDRYGRVADVFRDNFTSRGEVGAAVTVYVRGRRVVDLYGGVADTRTGRPWDAHTPVVVFSCTKGILAICAYLLVQQGRLDLDAPVTRYWPEFGQHGKADIPVRWLLTHQAGLPAVDRPLTLDEVLAWDPVIKAIEAQAPLWEPGTAHGYHSMTYGWLVGEVIRRVTGQLPGAFFADTVADPLDLRTWLGLPAAESDTVAWGLAPPPDPDPFEDPVAERGITMGGAFAFPADADGLVSFNDDAIRAAGVPGAGAVSTADGLARLYAACVSDLQGGPLLTAASVDDAVVVRSHGQQRHGPPDTGQRWGTGFLLHSPPARPLVGERSFGHDGAGGNLAFADAEHQVGFGYVVNQMRGMGDERANQLTAALRACLNA; encoded by the coding sequence CCCGGGGAGAGGTCGGCGCCGCGGTCACCGTCTACGTGCGGGGCCGCAGGGTCGTCGACCTGTACGGCGGGGTGGCCGACACCCGTACCGGGCGGCCCTGGGACGCGCACACGCCTGTCGTCGTCTTCTCCTGCACCAAGGGCATCCTGGCGATCTGCGCTTATCTGCTGGTCCAGCAGGGCCGGCTCGACCTCGATGCTCCGGTGACGCGCTACTGGCCGGAGTTCGGTCAGCACGGCAAGGCGGACATCCCCGTGCGCTGGCTGCTCACGCACCAGGCCGGTCTGCCCGCGGTGGACCGACCCCTGACCCTCGACGAGGTCCTGGCGTGGGATCCGGTCATCAAGGCGATCGAGGCGCAGGCCCCGCTGTGGGAGCCGGGCACCGCGCACGGCTACCACTCGATGACCTACGGCTGGCTGGTCGGAGAGGTGATCCGTCGCGTTACCGGCCAGCTGCCCGGCGCGTTCTTCGCCGACACCGTCGCGGACCCGCTCGACCTGCGCACCTGGCTGGGGCTTCCGGCCGCCGAGAGCGACACCGTCGCCTGGGGCCTGGCGCCGCCCCCGGATCCCGACCCGTTCGAGGACCCGGTCGCGGAACGGGGCATCACCATGGGAGGCGCCTTCGCCTTTCCCGCCGACGCCGACGGCCTGGTGAGCTTCAACGACGACGCCATCCGGGCCGCCGGTGTCCCCGGCGCGGGCGCGGTGAGCACCGCCGACGGCCTCGCGCGCCTCTACGCCGCCTGTGTGTCGGACCTCCAGGGTGGACCGCTGCTCACGGCCGCGTCGGTGGACGACGCGGTAGTCGTCCGCTCGCATGGTCAGCAGCGGCACGGCCCGCCGGACACCGGGCAGCGCTGGGGTACCGGCTTCCTGCTGCACTCGCCACCGGCCCGGCCCCTGGTGGGCGAGCGCAGCTTCGGCCACGACGGCGCGGGCGGGAACCTGGCCTTCGCCGACGCCGAGCATCAGGTGGGATTCGGCTACGTGGTCAACCAGATGCGCGGGATGGGCGACGAACGCGCCAACCAACTGACCGCCGCCCTCCGCGCCTGCCTGAACGCCTAA